One window of the Conexibacter sp. SYSU D00693 genome contains the following:
- a CDS encoding bifunctional diguanylate cyclase/phosphodiesterase — MDAEEELPAGPALDRLLELEQLFVLSRDLLATIGADGRLERLNPAWDTVLGWEVDTLVGSPWHGLVHPDDVPATREVIRRMTSDARGTVVDFENRLRARDGRWLWMLWSASWDGRRCYLVAKDITGRKALEAQALHDPLTGLPNRALLVDRATQALGRLTRAGTGHVGFVVVDLDEFKTVNASHGHRVGDRLLHAVAQRLRHRIRAQDTLARLAGDQFVCLFEGPEADRLLLPRILGCFDDPYEVDGERLRVTASVGVADTADGALDPEELLRDADVALERAKTRGRARAERFDEVLRDEHRRRLALAADLRGALAAAQLRLHFQPVVDLRTDAVAGCEALLRWEHPDRGRLRPGEFLGIAEDDGQIVAIGEWVVREACRQAAQWRAAGHQLTVAVNVSALQLGRPGLVGTVRRALHDAGLPGTALCLEVTETAVLRRPEEAALALGILRDDGVRIALDDFGEGYSSVRHLRALPVDVLKVDRSFVADIHRDPEARALIRSLCSLGAALGLDVVAEGVETSEQDDVLRAVGCDFGQGWLYGMPVAPAELALAAR; from the coding sequence GTGGATGCGGAGGAGGAGCTGCCGGCTGGGCCGGCCCTCGACCGGCTGCTGGAGCTCGAGCAGCTGTTCGTCCTCAGCCGCGACCTCCTGGCGACCATCGGCGCCGACGGCCGCCTCGAGCGGCTGAACCCCGCCTGGGACACCGTCCTCGGGTGGGAGGTGGACACCCTCGTCGGCTCGCCGTGGCACGGGCTGGTGCATCCCGACGACGTGCCGGCCACCCGCGAGGTCATCCGCCGCATGACCTCCGACGCGCGCGGGACGGTCGTCGACTTCGAGAACCGCCTGCGCGCCCGCGACGGCCGCTGGCTCTGGATGCTGTGGAGCGCCAGCTGGGACGGCCGGCGCTGCTACCTCGTCGCCAAGGACATCACCGGCCGCAAGGCGCTCGAGGCCCAAGCGCTGCACGACCCGCTGACCGGCCTGCCCAACCGCGCGCTGCTCGTCGACCGCGCCACGCAGGCGCTGGGGCGCCTGACGCGCGCGGGCACCGGGCACGTCGGCTTCGTCGTCGTGGACCTCGACGAGTTCAAGACCGTCAACGCCTCCCACGGCCACCGCGTCGGCGACCGGCTGCTGCACGCCGTCGCCCAGCGCCTGCGCCACCGCATCCGTGCACAGGACACGCTCGCCCGACTCGCCGGCGACCAGTTCGTCTGCCTCTTCGAGGGGCCCGAGGCCGACCGCCTCCTCCTGCCCCGGATCCTCGGCTGCTTCGACGACCCCTACGAGGTCGACGGCGAGCGCCTGCGCGTGACCGCCAGCGTCGGCGTGGCCGACACCGCCGACGGCGCGCTCGACCCGGAGGAGCTGCTGCGCGACGCCGACGTCGCGCTCGAGCGCGCCAAGACCCGCGGCCGGGCGCGGGCCGAGCGCTTCGACGAGGTCCTGCGCGACGAGCACCGCCGCCGCCTCGCCCTGGCCGCCGACCTGCGCGGTGCGCTCGCCGCTGCCCAGCTGCGCCTGCACTTCCAGCCCGTCGTCGACCTGCGCACGGACGCGGTCGCCGGCTGCGAGGCGCTCCTGCGCTGGGAGCACCCGGACCGGGGCCGGCTGCGCCCGGGCGAGTTCCTGGGGATCGCCGAGGACGACGGCCAGATCGTCGCGATCGGCGAGTGGGTGGTCCGCGAGGCCTGCCGCCAGGCCGCGCAGTGGCGCGCCGCCGGCCACCAGCTCACGGTCGCCGTCAACGTCTCCGCCCTCCAGCTCGGCCGGCCCGGCCTCGTCGGCACGGTCCGCCGCGCGCTGCACGACGCGGGCCTGCCCGGGACGGCGCTCTGCCTCGAGGTCACGGAGACCGCGGTGCTGCGCCGCCCGGAGGAGGCCGCGCTGGCGCTGGGCATCCTGCGCGACGACGGCGTGCGCATCGCGCTCGACGACTTCGGCGAGGGCTACTCGTCGGTCCGCCACCTGCGCGCCCTGCCGGTCGACGTCCTCAAGGTCGACCGCTCGTTCGTCGCGGACATCCACCGCGACCCCGAGGCCCGTGCCCTCATCCGCAGCCTCTGCTCGCTGGGCGCCGCCCTCGGGCTCGACGTGGTCGCCGAGGGCGTGGAGACCAGCGAGCAGGACGACGTCCTGCGCGCCGTCGGCTGCGACTTCGGCCAGGGCTGGCTCTACGGCATGCCGGTGGCGCCCGCCGAGCTCGCGCTCGCCGCGCGCTAG